The sequence CCGAATGGTCGCCAGGACCTCGTTGCGTTGGTCCTAGTGCCCGGCAATTCCCCGTTCACTCACCCCGACGAAAATTTGTTCCCAGGCCGCCCGTGAGCCCTTATCGATCATGCCGCGCCCCTCGGCTCACGCCGGGGTCGCGGGCCCCCGCCGCCCGCCGCCGCCCACCGGCAGGCCCGCGATCACCGCCCGGCCGCCCGCCTCCCCGCCGCCTGCTTCCGGCAGCGGAGGTCCAGGTCGCGCGGACATATCCGGAGAGCGGTTTCCAGCCGAGCGTTCCGGTCCGGTAACGACGCCCTCACCGGGGGCGACAACCCTTTAGGGTTCCTCACAGTTGTCCCTTGAACGCGTTCAAGGGCACTCCTGGGGAGGGGGACTGCACAGATGCGCAGTGGAGCGAAGGTCGCCGTGGTCGGCGGAGTGTTCGTCCTGGTGGCCGGCGGGGTCGGCTACGGGGCGTACAGCGTGCTCGGAGGTGACGGCGACGGGGGCGGCAAGGTGGCCTCCCGGAACGCCACACCCGAGGTGAGGACGGGGCCGCCCAGCGCGGAGGAGATAACCGAGGCGTCGAAGTCCTTCTTCGACGCCTGGGCGGCCGGGGACGCCGCGAGCGCGGCCCTCCTCACCAACAACGAGGCCGGCGCGGAGCCCGTACTCGCCTCGTACGGCGAGGCCGCCCACATCGGCAAGGTGAAGATCACCCCGGGGCCGGCCGTCGGCACGAAGGTGCCCTTCACCGTCAAGGCCACCGTCTCCTACGGCGGGAAGTCCAAGCCCCTGTCGTACGCCTCCGAGCTCACCGTCGTCCGCGGGCTGACGACCGGGAAGGCCCTGGTCGACTGGGAACCCACCGTCGTACACCCCCAGTTGACCGAGGGCGCGACGCTGAAGACCGGCGAGTCGTCGACGGCGGCCATCGAGGCCGTGGACCGCAACGGCACCGTGCTCACCAAGGAGAAGTACCCCTCCCTCGGGCCGATCCTGGACACCCTGCGCCAGAAGTACGGTGCGACCTCGGGCGGTTCGCCGGGCATCGAGACCTGGATCGAAGCCGCCAGGGACGGGCAGGCCGACATCAGCCTGCTGACCCTCGCCAAGGGCAAGCCCGGCAAGGTGCAGACGACACTCGACGCGGGCGCCCAGGCGGCGGCCGAGCAGGCGGTGAAGAAGTTCGCGCAGGCGTCGGTGGTCGCGGTGAAGCCGTCCACCGGGGCGATCCGCGCGGTGGCCAACAACCCGGCGACCGAGTTCAACGTGGCGATGCAGGGCAAGCAGGCGCCCGGGTCGACGCTGAAGATCATGACGGCCGCCCTGCTGCTGGAGAAGGGGCTCGTCACCGCGAACGGGGCGGCGGAATGCCCCAAGGACGCCATGTGGCAGGGGCGTTCGTTCCACAACCTGAACAACTTCTCGCTGCCTGACGGCTCCTCGTTCACCCAGAGCTTCGCCCAGTCCTGCAACACGGCCTTCATCAAGCTGATCGACGACGTGAACGACGACTCGGCGCTCGCCAAGGAGGCGCGGGACGTCTTCGGGATCGGCCTGGACTGGAAGACGGGCGTCGTCTCCACCGACGGCAGCGTTCCGGAGGAGGTGGGCGGCGAGGCCGCGGCCCAGTACATCGGGCAGGGCACCGTCCAGATGAACGCCCTCAACATGGCCTCCATCACCGCCACCGCCATCACCGGCACTTTCCAGCAGCCGGTCATCGTCCCGAAGTCCCTGGACAACCGGGAGCTGGCCCATGCCTCGCGCTCGCTGTCCCCCTCCGTCGTCCAGCAGCTGAAGACGATGATGCGGGCCACGGCCGCCTGGGGGACGGGCGCCAAGCCCATGGCCACCGTGGGCGGCGACAAGGGCGCGAAGACCGGGTCGGCCGAGGTGGACGGGCAGGAGACCTCGAACAGCTGGTTCACCGGCTTCAGCAACGACCTCGCAGCGGCGGCGGTCGTCCAGACCGGCGGCCACGGCGGCGACGCGGCGGGCCCGGTGGTCGCGGAGGTGCTGCGCGCGGGCGGCTGAGGCCCGGGCCGACGGCGTACGGGGCGGGGCGCGACCGAGGAGTCGGCGCGTCCCAAGGTCCGTTCCCGCCGAGGAGGTTGTGGACTCCTCCCCGTCGCGCAGCCGCACTGCGGTGGGCCGAC is a genomic window of Streptomyces sp. SID8374 containing:
- a CDS encoding penicillin-binding transpeptidase domain-containing protein, with translation MRSGAKVAVVGGVFVLVAGGVGYGAYSVLGGDGDGGGKVASRNATPEVRTGPPSAEEITEASKSFFDAWAAGDAASAALLTNNEAGAEPVLASYGEAAHIGKVKITPGPAVGTKVPFTVKATVSYGGKSKPLSYASELTVVRGLTTGKALVDWEPTVVHPQLTEGATLKTGESSTAAIEAVDRNGTVLTKEKYPSLGPILDTLRQKYGATSGGSPGIETWIEAARDGQADISLLTLAKGKPGKVQTTLDAGAQAAAEQAVKKFAQASVVAVKPSTGAIRAVANNPATEFNVAMQGKQAPGSTLKIMTAALLLEKGLVTANGAAECPKDAMWQGRSFHNLNNFSLPDGSSFTQSFAQSCNTAFIKLIDDVNDDSALAKEARDVFGIGLDWKTGVVSTDGSVPEEVGGEAAAQYIGQGTVQMNALNMASITATAITGTFQQPVIVPKSLDNRELAHASRSLSPSVVQQLKTMMRATAAWGTGAKPMATVGGDKGAKTGSAEVDGQETSNSWFTGFSNDLAAAAVVQTGGHGGDAAGPVVAEVLRAGG